Proteins from a genomic interval of Chitinophagales bacterium:
- a CDS encoding SurA N-terminal domain-containing protein, with amino-acid sequence MAAIGKIREHVGLLVFVIAAAIVAFLFMDAMSSANRGQVDPNILGNVDGEPLLRTAYETRVKQMEDNYNQSGIPVDDKTRLDIREQAWQQYVQEKLSERAYADLGLTVPNAEFKDVLFSHPGITNAEIFKGEDGLFSKAKLDEYLESLNLSPEDPGYSTAQTQKRQFKSFEQSVYQGQLRDKYNALVNKAIYIPSWFAKQNYAEKNAKAQVRFVQIPYSTIDESEISISDSDLTAYMNARPNEFRQKEETRSVDFVIFPINPSAADTSEAEKKINDNLAEFKTAKDAKSFLALKYSETPFNSAYFSKENLTAKPDIKDSLFVVEKGTVIGPYYEAGTYKAVKLMDRKMIADSAKIRLIVKQAGQTISFPRAKEIIDSLKIRLDQGDDFGGLASAFSDDASKDSGGEMEEYIKPGQFRGLPALDNAIFYEHKEGDVFTVQTAQGWHLVEILDADANTEAVQVATFTRNIEASKATRDEAYANANSFVASNRTLDQFTKAAEAKGVKVNNASGLTKNSYNITGLGVNNEIVTWAYQASPGDVIDKVLQADQTLPGGRTLERYVVVALKSVSEPGIEPLENVRSRVEGEVKKEKQAVKIKEKIGSAGSLDAVASQMGVEISTASDVDFASFSPSELGPEPKVQAAIFALKPNTVSKPIAGSRGVYVVEVTSVSDAGEPADMAAAKKEAATQISQRVNSLFSNIADKAEIEDLRINTRTY; translated from the coding sequence ATGGCAGCAATAGGTAAGATACGAGAACACGTAGGATTGCTAGTGTTTGTGATTGCAGCCGCTATCGTGGCTTTCTTATTCATGGACGCGATGAGCAGTGCTAACAGAGGACAGGTTGATCCTAACATACTGGGAAATGTGGATGGCGAACCCTTATTGAGGACCGCCTACGAAACGAGAGTCAAACAAATGGAGGATAACTACAATCAAAGTGGTATTCCTGTTGATGACAAAACTCGCTTAGACATTAGAGAGCAAGCTTGGCAGCAGTATGTACAAGAAAAACTCAGTGAGAGAGCTTATGCCGATTTAGGCTTAACGGTTCCCAATGCAGAATTCAAAGATGTATTGTTTTCTCACCCTGGCATCACCAATGCGGAAATCTTTAAAGGCGAAGACGGCCTTTTTAGCAAAGCCAAACTGGACGAATATCTAGAAAGTTTGAACCTTAGTCCAGAAGATCCTGGCTACAGCACTGCTCAAACACAAAAACGTCAGTTCAAATCTTTTGAACAAAGTGTTTATCAGGGCCAATTACGAGACAAATACAATGCCTTGGTTAATAAGGCGATTTACATTCCAAGTTGGTTCGCTAAACAAAATTATGCTGAGAAAAATGCAAAAGCGCAAGTTCGTTTTGTGCAGATTCCTTACAGCACTATTGATGAAAGTGAAATCAGCATTTCGGATAGTGATTTGACAGCATATATGAATGCTCGCCCCAACGAGTTCCGTCAAAAAGAAGAAACCCGTAGTGTTGATTTTGTCATTTTTCCTATCAACCCTTCGGCAGCAGATACTTCTGAAGCAGAAAAGAAAATCAACGATAATTTGGCAGAATTCAAGACTGCAAAAGATGCTAAAAGTTTTTTAGCTCTTAAATATTCTGAAACTCCCTTCAATTCGGCTTATTTTTCCAAAGAAAACTTGACTGCAAAACCAGATATAAAAGATTCTCTCTTTGTAGTTGAAAAAGGTACAGTTATCGGTCCTTACTACGAAGCTGGGACGTATAAAGCAGTGAAATTGATGGATCGAAAAATGATTGCAGATTCAGCCAAAATCAGATTGATTGTGAAACAAGCAGGTCAAACTATTTCTTTTCCAAGAGCAAAAGAAATTATTGATAGCCTCAAAATACGACTGGATCAAGGGGATGACTTTGGAGGTTTAGCAAGTGCTTTCTCTGATGATGCCTCAAAAGATAGTGGTGGAGAAATGGAAGAGTACATCAAACCTGGGCAATTTAGAGGTTTGCCTGCTCTGGATAATGCTATTTTTTATGAGCATAAAGAAGGAGATGTATTTACCGTTCAAACAGCTCAAGGCTGGCACTTGGTAGAAATTTTGGATGCAGATGCCAATACTGAAGCAGTACAAGTAGCGACTTTTACTCGAAACATTGAAGCAAGTAAAGCTACAAGAGACGAAGCGTATGCCAATGCAAACAGTTTTGTGGCAAGTAATAGAACTTTGGATCAATTTACAAAGGCAGCGGAAGCAAAAGGTGTGAAAGTTAACAATGCATCAGGTCTTACCAAAAATAGCTACAATATCACAGGATTGGGTGTCAATAATGAAATCGTGACTTGGGCGTATCAAGCAAGCCCAGGAGATGTGATTGACAAAGTATTGCAGGCAGACCAAACACTTCCTGGTGGTCGAACATTAGAAAGATATGTTGTCGTTGCATTGAAATCAGTAAGTGAACCAGGTATAGAGCCTTTGGAAAATGTGCGGTCAAGAGTAGAAGGAGAGGTGAAAAAAGAAAAGCAAGCTGTAAAAATCAAAGAAAAAATTGGTTCTGCAGGCAGTTTGGATGCAGTAGCTTCTCAAATGGGCGTAGAAATAAGTACTGCATCTGATGTGGACTTTGCTTCTTTTAGCCCTTCTGAACTTGGTCCTGAACCCAAAGTACAGGCAGCGATTTTTGCTCTTAAACCCAATACTGTTTCTAAACCTATTGCAGGTTCGAGAGGGGTATATGTAGTAGAGGTCACTTCTGTTAGTGATGCTGGCGAGCCTGCTGACATGGCAGCTGCAAAAAAAGAAGCAGCTACACAGATCAGTCAACGAGTTAACTCTTTGTTTTCTAACATAGCAGACAAAGCGGAGATAGAAGATCTCCGCATCAATACAAGAACGTATTAA
- a CDS encoding DUF2480 family protein produces MEDIIVNRVAQSGILTLNLEDFYPKKEMVLFDIKNYLYMELMLKEKEFRTSLKELDWSIYENQHVAITCTTDAIVPIWAYMLIAAYLEPIAASMVFGDLELLKTLLFDKALGKINPEDYRDKRVVVKGCGDKAVPISAYVEITRLLKPVVKSIMYGEPCSTVPIYKQPMLRK; encoded by the coding sequence ATGGAAGATATAATTGTCAATAGAGTGGCCCAAAGTGGTATTCTCACCCTCAATTTGGAGGATTTTTATCCAAAAAAAGAGATGGTGCTATTCGATATCAAAAACTACTTGTATATGGAATTGATGTTAAAAGAAAAAGAATTCCGAACTAGCCTGAAAGAATTAGATTGGAGTATATATGAAAACCAACACGTTGCCATCACTTGCACAACAGATGCCATTGTGCCGATATGGGCTTATATGCTCATTGCCGCTTACCTAGAACCGATTGCAGCGAGTATGGTTTTTGGAGATTTGGAACTTCTAAAAACACTTTTGTTTGACAAAGCCTTGGGTAAAATCAATCCTGAAGATTATCGTGATAAAAGGGTGGTTGTCAAAGGTTGTGGAGATAAAGCAGTGCCTATTTCGGCCTATGTGGAAATTACCCGATTGTTGAAGCCCGTTGTAAAGAGTATTATGTATGGTGAACCTTGCTCAACGGTTCCGATTTATAAACAACCAATGCTTAGAAAATAG
- a CDS encoding sulfite exporter TauE/SafE family protein, translating to MEHWELLIFFFGIAVLYSSVGFGGGSSYLAILALYSIDYRLLRATALLCNIIVVSGGTYIFYKKGFLNWRKMLPLVLISVPMAYIGGSLHISQRTFFILLSVALILAAILMLIQSYKNVEGNALNSIRMTNETFNAGLGGGIGFLSGMVGIGGGIFLAPVLHLLKWDGAKTIAATASFFILVNSISGLAGQMSNPEFKLNWEFAAMLMGAVFVGGQIGSRLGAVWFSPNWVRRLTAVLILFVGVRILLKYL from the coding sequence ATGGAACACTGGGAGTTACTGATTTTTTTCTTTGGTATTGCAGTTTTGTATTCATCCGTTGGTTTTGGAGGGGGATCCAGTTATTTGGCGATTTTGGCATTGTACAGTATTGATTACCGTTTATTGAGGGCAACAGCTTTGCTGTGCAACATTATCGTTGTAAGTGGCGGAACCTATATTTTCTACAAAAAGGGCTTTTTGAACTGGCGAAAAATGCTACCTTTGGTATTGATCAGTGTTCCAATGGCTTATATTGGAGGAAGTCTTCATATAAGTCAACGTACTTTTTTTATTCTACTGAGTGTAGCCCTGATTCTCGCTGCAATTTTGATGCTTATTCAATCTTACAAAAACGTAGAAGGAAATGCACTCAACAGTATTAGAATGACCAATGAAACATTTAATGCAGGATTGGGTGGTGGAATTGGATTTCTTTCGGGTATGGTGGGAATTGGTGGTGGAATTTTTTTAGCTCCTGTTTTACATTTACTGAAATGGGACGGAGCTAAAACAATTGCAGCAACTGCCAGTTTTTTTATATTGGTCAATTCTATTTCGGGATTGGCAGGTCAAATGAGCAATCCTGAATTTAAACTCAATTGGGAGTTTGCGGCAATGCTCATGGGAGCTGTTTTTGTAGGAGGGCAAATTGGTTCTCGCTTGGGTGCAGTTTGGTTTTCCCCCAACTGGGTTCGCCGCTTGACCGCAGTTCTGATTCTTTTTGTAGGAGTTAGGATATTGTTGAAGTATCTTTAA
- a CDS encoding PLP-dependent aspartate aminotransferase family protein, with protein MLATTKIIHSIPVDQQTGAISVPIYQTSTFVQEAPGVNKGFDYSRTNNPTRKALEDLVASLENGHAGFAFGSGLAAIDCVIKLLSAGDEILAVSNLYGGTFRLFDKIFKKFGITVNYTDTTDWVNVVEAITDNTKMIWLETPTNPCLQISDIEAIGKIAHQYGAYLVVDNTFASPVLQKPLDFGADIVVHSATKYIAGHSDVIAGLVIVNSEELAEEVKFIQNACGGILGPFDSWLTIRGIETISLRMDRISDTALKIAQYLKQHELVDVIHYPGLPSHPNHHIACKQQTKFGGIISFSLKQDRLNEALDFVSTTKLFKLAESLGGVKSLIAHAASMTHKTIPRVVRHQIGVQDSLIRLSVGIEDVEDLIEDLEQAFEKVGKNGCAKSVVKKHALVNV; from the coding sequence ATTATTCACAGTATCCCCGTAGATCAACAAACGGGTGCGATTTCCGTACCCATTTACCAAACTTCCACCTTTGTACAAGAAGCTCCAGGAGTAAACAAGGGCTTCGATTACAGCCGTACCAACAATCCGACTCGAAAAGCATTGGAGGATTTGGTCGCTAGCTTAGAAAATGGTCATGCAGGTTTTGCATTTGGGAGTGGCTTGGCTGCAATTGATTGTGTAATTAAACTTTTGAGTGCAGGTGATGAAATATTGGCCGTCAGCAATTTGTATGGAGGAACTTTCCGTCTATTCGACAAGATATTCAAGAAGTTTGGTATTACGGTCAATTATACCGACACCACAGATTGGGTGAATGTAGTCGAAGCGATTACCGACAATACCAAAATGATTTGGCTTGAAACACCGACCAACCCTTGCCTTCAAATATCAGATATTGAAGCGATTGGCAAAATTGCCCATCAATATGGAGCCTATTTGGTGGTCGATAATACCTTTGCTTCGCCTGTATTACAAAAACCGCTTGATTTTGGTGCAGACATTGTAGTGCATAGTGCTACTAAATACATTGCAGGTCATAGTGATGTGATTGCAGGTTTGGTGATTGTGAACAGTGAAGAATTGGCGGAGGAGGTGAAATTTATTCAAAATGCTTGTGGTGGAATTTTAGGCCCTTTTGATAGTTGGCTCACTATCAGAGGAATTGAAACCATTTCTTTGCGTATGGATAGGATTTCGGATACTGCTTTGAAGATTGCTCAATACCTAAAACAACATGAATTGGTGGATGTGATTCATTATCCCGGGCTGCCTTCTCACCCGAATCACCACATTGCCTGCAAACAACAAACAAAATTTGGCGGCATCATCTCTTTTTCATTGAAGCAAGACCGCTTGAATGAAGCCTTAGATTTTGTGAGTACCACCAAATTGTTCAAATTGGCAGAGAGTTTGGGTGGAGTCAAAAGTTTGATTGCACATGCTGCTTCAATGACTCACAAAACGATTCCGAGAGTAGTTCGCCATCAAATAGGTGTGCAAGACTCGTTGATTCGCTTGTCAGTAGGTATTGAAGATGTCGAGGATCTGATTGAAGATTTGGAACAGGCTTTTGAAAAAGTGGGGAAAAATGGTTGTGCTAAAAGTGTTGTGAAAAAACATGCTTTGGTGAATGTTTAA